A genomic window from Streptomyces sp. HUAS YS2 includes:
- a CDS encoding GNAT family N-acetyltransferase, giving the protein MTEQAPAPVVRHVDARHRYEILLAGERVGLTAYRDRDRQRVFVHTEVDAAHSGQGLAGILVRAALTDVRASGRRIVAVCPYVARYLKRHGEFADITDPVTPAVFQWLNGVLGR; this is encoded by the coding sequence ATGACCGAGCAGGCCCCCGCCCCCGTCGTCCGGCACGTCGACGCCCGCCACCGCTACGAGATCCTCCTCGCGGGGGAGCGCGTCGGCCTGACGGCCTATCGCGACCGCGACCGGCAGCGTGTCTTCGTCCACACCGAGGTCGACGCCGCCCACTCCGGCCAGGGGCTGGCCGGGATCCTCGTCCGGGCGGCACTGACCGACGTGCGCGCCTCCGGCCGGCGCATCGTGGCCGTCTGTCCGTACGTGGCGAGGTACCTGAAGAGGCACGGGGAGTTCGCCGACATCACGGACCCGGTGACCCCCGCCGTCTTCCAGTGGCTGAACGGCGTCCTGGGCCGCTGA
- a CDS encoding VOC family protein codes for MASRLNPYITFDGDARQALEFYQGIFGGTLSLNTYADFGGEDGPPPGDLAEKIMHGMLETDSGFTLMCADVPPGMEYRPGNNISVSVSGEDDAELRAYWQQLSADGSVSVPLEKQMWGDVFGMCTDRFGIIWLVNINAQQG; via the coding sequence ATGGCTTCGCGACTCAACCCGTACATCACCTTCGACGGTGATGCCCGGCAGGCCCTGGAGTTCTACCAGGGCATCTTCGGCGGCACGCTGTCGCTGAACACCTACGCGGACTTCGGCGGGGAAGACGGCCCGCCGCCCGGAGACCTCGCCGAGAAGATCATGCACGGCATGCTGGAGACCGACAGCGGCTTCACGCTCATGTGTGCCGACGTCCCGCCGGGCATGGAGTACCGGCCCGGGAACAACATCTCGGTGAGCGTGAGCGGCGAGGACGACGCCGAGCTGCGCGCGTACTGGCAGCAGCTCTCCGCCGACGGCTCGGTCTCGGTGCCGCTGGAGAAGCAGATGTGGGGCGACGTCTTCGGTATGTGCACCGACCGCTTCGGCATCATCTGGCTGGTCAACATCAACGCCCAGCAGGGCTGA